The DNA window TGTATGTTAGTGTCTGGTTCTTTTTTCTACAAGCTGCAGCATAGTTTAATTGTTTTCAGTTCTGTTGTCAAATCACTACAAAGATACAAATGTATGCATAcctgtgtatatctgtgtgtgtttgtcgtgCATATCATGTACTTTTTTAATATAAAGAGGAAATAGGATCTGAAGACATCTGTAACAAAGTCCATACTTGGAATTGATTACATTGAATCTAAATAAAGCTGCACTGAGGAAGTACAAACACAATTTTACATGAATAACAGCCACCGTGGATTAAAGACGAGCTCCATGTTGACAGAAAAATAGATGAGAGAtttgtaaatgtatgttttataagagagagtgagaggaagctGAGAATTTCTGCTCAGCCATTCAGGCTTGTCAATGCCAGAGCGGAGACGGCCATGAATTaaacatgtctttgtgtttcagtgacCCTTTGTCTCCTCAAGCAGAAGACACGAGTGACAGCACACACAAATTTGAAAGACAAAGACGAGAACCATATGCAATCTGCAGAGTGTGCAACGGAAAAATGTCCTGTCAGTCGACGCATCGCGGAAGGGCAGACTGACCTGTGCGTCGATGATTTTCTGTTTGGAGTCTACGACTGCCTGCATGTCGGAATGatccttcttcagctcctcttccACAGACATTAACCTGGAGTAAGATCAAGCAGAGTCAGTGATACAGGGCTAATGGGAAtaaaggctacatccatatgATAACACtgtcattcatttcattcaaactgaaacaatcTCAGTCCACACAAGAGTTTTGGAACGTATCACTGTTCAtactaacacgcctgaaaatgtatatcatgtgaccactcaCGTACAATCGGCACAcatgctggtgtaaacaggaagcatttggttgaTAGTTGCAGAATTGCACCAAACTTTCATCTCAAACACATGTACCCAGTTctatcattgtaaaatacagaatgtaACTGCACAACTGCTGTAGGTAAAGGCAACAGGGTCTGTAATACTTGTAATTGTATTTCCATGCTGCATTCTACACTGGTCGTTGAGGCTGATTCCAGTTGCTTTCTTTTCAAAGCGACCATTTGATAGGAACCTGTCCAATCAGTGAAGTCTACGTCGTGACCAAAAAGACCCAACCAGCAAGTGATTGTCAGTTCATACGTCATAGTTTCCAAATATCTTTGCTCGCCGAGAAGAagctggagttttcaaactataaTGGCCTTTCCAAAGTTCTCCATTTTAGTGGCTCTTAACCTGCGGAGTAGTGTGGATGGCAGGCGTATCCTTAGTAACGTAAACGTTGTAGCATACATCTCAGAACAGCTGCATTCCAAACAAAGAGTCCATTCTTCCCCACCTGCTGATGATGCCCTTCATCTGCAGGTCCTTGTCGTCCTGCTGTCGGCGCAGGCGCTCCTCCGACTCCTCCAGCCTGGCCTGGTACTCCATCAGCACCTTCTGGGCCTGCTCGTCCTGACCCTTCAGCCGGGCCTCGTACTCCTCCAGCTTCTGCACCGACGCCCgcagcttctcctgcagcacCGCGATCTCCTGCTGGTACTGAAAAGAAGCAGGGAGacgaagagagaaaagaaaaatcatgagCGCCGTTGTCATTACCATTTtgataatcatcatcatcatcatcgtcaagCCTATCAGCAGGCTGCCCTTCTTCATTACCATAGCTGACAagaaccaaaaaaaagaaatccctcaATCAGGTCAGAGATAACGTCCCCATCATTTCTGTTCTGAATAGAGACGGCCTCGGTCTCTGGGAATCACACAGTTCATTTGTCAGCATTTCTTATGACAGCACTCAACCAGTATGGCTGCTGTAAAACTTAACTCTGCTTAAATGGCTCAGAACCCAATGATCTGTTCGgaggttaaataaaaaataaaaaaataaaatgaaagaaagaaaagaaaggaagttTAGAATGAAGAAAGGCACGAATGAGtgaaggggagggagggatggaagcAGTTGGAGTCTAGTGTGTGAAATGAGCTCTGAAAATCTCTTCTTGACCTCTCGCTCGACCACAGGGAGGCTTCTGCAGTAGCTGTCTTAAAGCGAGGGGGAAATGAGAGGACGAATCAAATGTTAATGgcatttattaataaaaaaatattttaacagtaCCAGTTTGactattatataatataatattataaactACTATATATTACTACTATATATGcttataataatacaatatatatataaataaaccagTTTTCTTGAAACTCCTTCCAATAGTTAagactttaatttaaatgtcagcGGGTGTCAACCTCATGATGGCATTAAAGGAGAGATCAGGGAACCAGCACAGTTATAAGCCTCATCCTCTGGGTAACATgaatgtttacatgtgtgtcttCATGGCAGTCcatataaaatattttgatatttaagtTTGGACCATGGACTGATCTTAAAGATGGTCGACGTGacggctccccaaaagtgaagccaaatcatcatGATCGGCACCTAGTGGCTGGTCATAAAactcccctcctccatgttaatggatggatggaaagtggaagtggagatgtgttgtccatctttaaacacagtctatggtctggACCAAAGACTCTCACCAGCTACACTGCCAATGTGGTTGAATAGTCTTATTAGATCATTATGCTTTGGCATAGTACGGTCATTTATTGAATACTTGTCTCTTGGAATTGCAACGATCAATTTGACCAAAAGTCTCCTTTATtttggtgaaaatgaaaagaaacattttaatcaatatTATCCATTTGTCACAGCATTTTTAGCCTAAACTAACACgaaacaaaaatcaaaatgACTATCTTATCTGTATATTATGCTTAATTATTCATCACTGCTGAAGAACactgtgaaagacaaacaatcAGAGCACCCTGAACAATGGGATCCAATTACACACAGTGAGGAAGCTGCTGGGATCATTTATCTTTCCCTGTCACCTTGTTTATGTCACTCTGCTGCCTACCACTGGGACATTCTTATACCTTCCCCCCACTCCTCCCAGGAGGAAGAGTGACCTCACATTGTTCCTTCTTATCGTCTTtactcttctctccatctctaatATCCCACAGATCTTGTCACTAGGTCCCCTGAGACTGAAGGACATCTACTGTATCTGTAACTGCCTTTGTTCTGACCCTTGGtccctgctctgctctccttcAGATGCACAACACATCGTAGTCTGCACGATGCCACTGTCTCACCCCGTGTCCTCAACATAGGTGACCAAACAACtataacaaatatattttggacaatataaatgtttgtggaTATTATCATAAGCTTCTTTGTCActtagttttttaaaatcaatgttgtagctataaaacaaataattaatgGAATATGCAGATGGAGAAAAACAATCTAAACAATAGATAACAGGAAAAAGAGCAATGCATGATTGTCAATAAAAATCTGAAAGCTAATTCTCCCATCATTCGTATTAACTAcaatacatattttttattatgtattaaTAATTATGTAATTAATAATCTGAGTTACTGATCTTTTTCCCATTAAAACATAATGCCAGTAgtttaaacaattaaaaatgttgtgtaATCTTTGAGAAAAGTAACAATCATCTTCAGCTTTGTGAAGAATTAGAcgtaaaaatagaaaattcaAAGCACAAAATTGTGTTTCatataatgcaattaaacacTTTAACTGAAAACGTCAGTATTCAAGTGGAAATTTCAGGCATTTTATGCTGACAATATAAAATTTTTGACTGATTTATGAGTATTCATATTTTGTCCTGATGCCTGAAGAAGACTAATGTGTACCTTCATTTGTAATAGATCACTGAATGTACGCtgtgtatatataaattaatttggATATTTTAAATGCCTCCAGTGCCGTCATGTATTGTTGAGACCGTATCTAAGCTGCTGATTTCCAATCCTCCTCTTGTTGCTGCTCGGCTATTTTAAGGTGGCCGGGGCTTCTTTTGGTGAGACTGAGGTTATTGCCTTCTTTGGTTGCTCTCGCTGCCTGGGCGGCTGGCTTCCATCAAGCATGAGCTACGTTAGGATGACAGGTTTGTGTTCATTAcggatggaggaaaaaaaacacggGCAGCCAATAAAAGCAAGGAAGCGAAGCTGAGGGTGAATATTTGCAGATGATGCTGAGAAGAGAAGCAGTGAACGTAAGCAGAGGAAGCAGCAAAGagcttgttctctctctctgtttctcacacacagaagatgcaaagcacacacacaagctcagacACGTCTGTGTGGATGTGCtgcatgtgcatacacacaaacacacacacctgctttgGGTAATTACAAATGTTCAAATATAGGAAGAGGGGCAGAAAGGGGGGGTTTAGTATGTTTTCAAGTAAAAGGCTCCAAAAGTAAGAAGTGAGCTTAAGTAACagggttaaagggatagttcgcCGAATGCAGTGAATgcagaatttgtttttcattttctgtaacattgtgagacatATCTATCTCAGAAAAAATCTATCTCaggatcttgataaaaacaaaacgtGGCAAGTTTGGGActgatatttttgtgtgtgcaatttgatacaataaaaatgtgaatgaagtgaatttgaatgtgtttcataaggggactgttgggtatTGTCCGAGGTATCTGCTATACTGAGTCACAAGCCAGTTTTTACTCATTCCAGCTCTCcaattaatattaacttgtacAGTTTTGGAGTTTGGTTGAAtctaaaacaacaattcgtagtCATCTCCTTAGTCTGTGGCATCTTTCACAATTCTCAGAATTGTGCACCACCAAATGATTCATCGAGATAATAATCAGCAGGTTGCTAAAAGTCCTGGTGGTGATATTTAATCCTGCCTGCTATATTTAGCCTCACAATTACGTCCCCTGTTATAACTGCTTTCTACCATTATTGCCGTCGCTATGACTTTCCATCTGCTGATAGCCACAGTTCGCTGCTGGCAGTGAAAACACCCACGAAACATCACTGAGGAGCCAATTTCAGGGAAATTAGAGATTATGTTGTTATAGGGTCACATGCAGAGCACTATCCTATTTACCTCAATGCACATATTATAACTTTAAGTAATAATAAGGTTTTGTTTCACCGTGCCTACTTCTAATGGACCTCAGGGAGGGCAGAGCTGGGATAGATACAGCAGATAATTAAGAGTGTTTTAAGGGAAAGGGGGTGTATGAGGGAGCTAATGAGAGGTAAAGAAAGGAAGGACAGTTCAGTTGAAGCATCATGGCTGTAGGTCAGGGTGGTCTGTGAAGAGGAGGCATTGGTAAAAAGGTCAAGAGTTGGACGAGGAGGCAGGTTACCTTCTCCACCTGAGTCAGatcctctctgtttctcagtGACTCGGGCTCCATCCGCTCATGGTCTAAATACTGCACATTCATATTCAATAGCCAGGCTGCTGTGCGGTCCAGCGCACTTGGGTTCACAGGGGAGGGGGCCTATAGTGAAACCAacataacacatacacacacacacaaacacacacacacacacacacacatacacatacatgagCTGAGTGCAAGTGACGGGAGGGGGCAgggggagcagggggagcagggggaggCAGGTTGCAACAACAATagcacagaaacaacagaaatccGCTTGAAATGCACCAACTCTTCAGGACTGAAAGCAGCAGGTGGGATGGATAACACACTCCTGTCGTCAAGCTCACACATGCAGGGCAGCACAGCACACACTTTGAAGCCCCTATTTAtgagtgtatgtgagtgtgcgTGCACGAAACCAGCCTGGAGGCAGAGACTAGCAGctaaggtgtgtttgtgtgtgtgtgtgtttctaccgGCCTCATCTCTGATGGATGGTCTTTTACAGTGCATGAGTGGAGATGTAGGATGGTTTCATAACTCACCACTAATTTGCATTAAAGGCTTTCGAAAAGGTCCAAATATCCAAATGTTAAAACGGCAAatggataaaataaatgaaactttaCGTCGGCCTACACATGAATGAAACTTTACAAAGATGTAGGCGTTAGTACCATGGTTACTGACTAATGATTTAATAGAGACGGATTGAATAGGATATAAAAATCCACATTAAATTATAAGCAAGATCCAGATACTTTATCAGAAGATATATGATTTTAGCTATTGTATATTTCAGCTATAACCCATAAAACCATAACTAAGAAACCAACACCAtatcaaatgtgtaaaatgaaagtgaaagcaaaaaggtttagtttgttgtttgttttaaatgaacacaACCTTCAACAGTGAAGTGCAGTCGTGACcaaaaaataggaaaaatatCAGCATTCATTAATTTTACACAATTTGGTGAGAGTGGATGATAGCAGTTGTCATGGCTACAGCATTTGCAGCTCTTCTGTTGCCACTGCCAAACGCTTCTTCAGGCATGTTTCTGATACACATAACAAAGCTTGCACCTCTTTTACAGCAAAACGAGCGGGTTATTTAAAAATGGGTAAACGCACTAAAAAGAGTCAGTTGACTCAGTTCCCATTGACAGTCGAGGAGTTTGCCCTGCTGATTTAATCCATTCCCACTGCAAAAAAAGAtgttgggttttttgaccaCTGGAAAAGACTCTTTTGAGACTTGCTAATTTTGGTTGATGCTGGATAGTATCAGCAAAAAAGCCACAATGATCACAGTAATAaaggattaaaacattttattttgtttcctattttttatatttatgctcgtacaaaacacaccacagcaaattccttgtatgtgtaaacctacttggcaataaaaccagATTCTGATTCATCCCCGCAGGGAGGGTCCCGCAACTCAAAATCTGGGACTCGGTGCCCTGAACATACAAATTAAATGAGGGTGTGGTACCCTGCTGTGGATTGTTCCACAGGGAGGAGACCCAGGCGAGATGGAGACATGCAGATGCCCTCTCCTTCAGCCTGTCGCCAAGGGCAACCATTGACCAGTTTTTTAATTACAACCTTGTAGTCCTGACCTGCCAATACCAAACACTGAGCAGCTAAGTTGTAGAGGAGAATGCTGATTTAAAATAGAAACCTCCCACTTTGaccacacacactaacagacaTTCTGTATCAATACACTGACACAGTCATGTACCGGATCTGTTCATAACCACGAGGGTCTAGTTTTTCTGTTGCCACGCTGGCACAGATATCACTCGTTAATTAGAATGATAATTGTGCCTCCACCACCCTTATTCTCAGCCCATTAACTTAACCAGTAAAACAGTGGTGAAGCGGTGAGCTGCCTGTATGCAAATTACTGTCATTACATGCACAATGTGCAGCACCAAGTCCGCCCACACAGACTGTCCTCAACATGCTATGAGACAAATGGGCACTTTGTACGAGATACTTTTTCTATCAGTGAAATTTCAGGTGATTACACAGACTGAGGCAGCTATAGTCGACTGTCTGGAATCATAAATACCAGCtttaataaatgtgaagttaaaGATATGTAGTGGTCTGAGCCCCGTACCTGTTTGTGCTGAGCCCTCTGCTTGGTCTCAGGACTGTCACCTTTGGAAGAAGAGGACTGCTGTCGTAACCGAGCGCCACTGCCGGGCCAGTCGGGGGACGAAGTCATCATGCTGCCAGAGGAGGGCCGGGGGTATGCGCTGTTGAGCAGATTTGGTGGGGTGCGGCCCCGAGTGATGCTCTGAGGCGGGGGCTGGTCTATCCTCCGCTGTGGGCCAGCGCTGTTCTGTCTGGGGATGGTGGGCTGGTGCTGCATTTCCGTGAGGGATAGTTGTCTGCGGTTGAACTCGCCCGAACGCCTGGCGTACTCCTCCCCGCTGCTCCCCCCACCTCCACCGCCACCATGGTTCAAGAAGGCATGTTTTCCTCCTGGGGGTCCCTCCTCGTTGTTGCTGTGGGAACTGACAGAACTGTGGCACTCGGAGCCTGAGTCGGTCATTCCGCGTGGGGAGACGGGCATGCAAGCCATCTGGTAAACTGGATTCTGGAAGGACAGGGGGGCTAGCAGTTGGGCGGGTCGACCTGGGGTGCTTTCTGTGCCTGGGGTGGTGGGGGTCTGGCCTGGCCTTCTCAAAGTGGGACCTCCAAGGATGTTGCCTTGTGGGACTCTGGCTGACCAGCCACCACCAGAGCCTGGGCCTTCACCCAAAGCATCTGAGGTACAAGGACCTAGGCCACCTTCCAGACTGCGTGGGTCCTGGAGATCCACCATGGACAGACTTTTGCTGCCATTGGCCATGCCCAGGTCCGGCTCGTTGGTCTCGGAGTAACTTGAGCTGCGTGCTGGGGAGGGCTGGATCCCTGAGCTCCGTGTCACAAAGAATAGGTCCTTATTTTCTGGGGTTGGGGAGGGTAACCTGGTAAAATCAACCaatctaaaaagacaaaagggaTCCAGATTAAACTCTCAGCCAATCACTGTTTGATCACTTGTTGACATGATAATGGAAACTTGAAAAAAATCTTGCAAAAAATCACAATGGCATGGCCAGTAGGGGCAGCTGCTGACTTCGGCGTTATCTCAGTAACATGATGAGAGATTGTCTGCTCTGCCGGCAATGTACATTCTAAGATGAATGTTCGGTTATCTGTTCCGTTATTTACGCAGGGAGCACAATGTTCTTATTATCATACGCTGGTGGTACTGAGGTGGTTAGAGATTATTTTACTCAGATGTCTCTGGCGCTAATGGCCCTTTAATTAACATGCTAGCGGGAAATGTAGTTGGGCAGATGAGGTGGAAAGCAGAGAAACTATGTGGCTAATATTTCATACATATTGCAGAGCTATATGCCACTGTAGTTTCTACATGCTTGGAAAGGGAATGGGGGGAAGTACGGGGTATTCAGTTGCTTACTATTTGCAACTTTActactagatgccactaaatcctacacactttACCTTTAAAGGAAAGAAATCATAGTCATCTTTACTCCCTGTTTCCCAAATGTGTGATCTTATCAGATAATGTCTTTGTCACATCACGCTCATCCCATCCCTCCATTCCATTACCCTTCTCTCGTTTAACTTCTTTCTACTCTTCCCTTCTGCTcaatttctcctttttctttctcctacTTTGCATGTCACTGGTTAGTGGGAGAGAAGTGATTAAGTCAGTATGGTGAGCTCATTCGAATGCTGTTTCAGTTCTGCAGCTTGCTGATGaggacactcacacacacaggtcaatATGTGAGCAAACAGTGGCTGTGATAAAGTAAAGCAGGTCGGCTCTGACATCGGGTCACATGGGGACATTACCTAATTATTTCAATTGATCCCGGCCCCCTGATGAGCATAATGATGCCAGCTGTCTGACTGCCTTCCTGTTTCTCTtgtctcatcttcctctttcacGCAGCACGTTCTCTCCTACCTGAGACTTTCTCAgacttattattattcatatctttctcctcctttggGTCTGTGTGCCTTTATGTTAATCTTTCTAAGTTTCACCTTGTTACTGTTCTGCCAGGGAGTATGAGGACAAGTGATAAGTGAGATAAAGGTGCCATCCCGAGTGTGTATTCGTCCGCGGGGGAGTAAACGAGTTTTCATCTGGCAAACAAGAACAGGTCGCCTAACGAACACGAACTCTGCAGCAAAACTGGTTGGTGGTGCAGGAAAAGAACAACGGGTGTAAAGTATCAGTATTGACTTTACAACTAAGGAGGGTCTTAATCTTTTCTGCAATTAGCTAATCGCTACATCACCAGCGATCAAATATGCCCAGAGCCGCCTGCAGACGTAAGAAGTAGCAGCAAAAGCTGAAAGCAGAAAGTGGGACAGGGATTTATTTGCAACAGATGCTCCATGAACAGGTAAGCTGTTCCAAGGGCTTCCAAATTTATATAATTTTGAGAATAATGGCAAAATATCTATAAATCTTCACAGCTGCTTTATCGTCTTTAGAGGACATTTTAAGGCCATTTTGTTTTTTCGCTGGATAAACAAGGACTAATATTTTGCACATACATAGTCAAAAATGACTGCTGAGTTTAAATTTAGGttaaatttatatttacttATATGTATACTTTAAAGTACAATATCACCAatgtcaacagcagcagcaccaatACACTGTACATCAGCTGCTGATTTAACGTGTCCCCCGATCCGCTTCAAGATTTAATGGGCTCTACCCTGACTCaaaacacatccttccactaagtgtCATGGTAATACATCCAGagttttgcataatcttgctgcttaacaaaccaacaaacagtgGGGATTTCTTTGTGAGTATTAGCTGAGTACTTGAATATTTCTTACCCTGACAGTTCATTGTCTATGACCATCTTCTGCAGACCAGTGGAGATGCTACAGCTGGCCTCGGCGGGCGGCGAGCCCATGTGCTCCGAGGACTGCCCGGGTGTCACCTGGACACTTGACGGGTTGGACAGAGCTGTGTTCACCTCTCGCAGGATCCTGGGCAGAGGACCCAGCTTCGATGCCGCACTCTGAAGAGAGACACACGATCGACTGTCAGccaaattaaatataaactcTGGACCACTTCAGTCGGAGCATTAATTGGATTTGATACAAGTGTTATTTTGATTGCATTTCACATTTGCATAAGTTATTTCCCCTACACCACGCAATCAACTCTCTTATTCAGAAAACACACTAAATAATAAAGTAGGCTGGCTTGTGTGATTGACTAGAGTGTCAAGCAGAGTCGCTGTGATTTCTGAATTATTGAAAGATAAGGTTTAGGATAAGTAGCTGCTCTacgaggaaaaaaacaaaacaagaatctGCCCTTTATCTAATAATCGCCAGCTTCCTATCTGCTACTGAAACTAATGTAGATGTCCTGGTAAATCCATTAATAATATGCATCACCCAGTTTCTGAGGCTTCGCAGTGCTCTCACTGTTTATGTAATGCAGCAATAAATGTAAGATAAACATCCTAATGTGGTTAAGCATGATTCAAATCCTGTTCAACCTGATTATGAAGAGAAAAGCTTTGGATCTACTTGTTGGATCCTTTAGGAAATTTTATATCTGTGCATCTCCATTATGAAGTGTGTCATCTCGAGTACCTGGTCCATCTGAGAAACCACCTCAGACAGGAGGGAGTGCAGTGTGGACAGTTCCCTGCCGAGGTCGATGTACCCCTCAAAGCCGGCCGTGTTGGAGATCGTCTCAGGATTTGAGATCTCGAGCAAAAAGCGCTGCATGTTGGTCCACTCGTGCTCCAGGAACTGGTTCATGAAGGACATGTACTCTTCCTTGTTACCAAATCTGATGTCACgggaagaggaaacacaaacagagtaaTGTAGAAGTATCATAAAAACCCACACTTCTTTACAAGAAAGCTAAGCGCGGGTCTAAACTCACTTGGTGAAGTTGGCCAGGTTTTGGGTGACTTTGGCGATGAGCGTGAGCGTGCGTGCCGTGCGGTCATCGGGATACTCCTGCATCAGGTTGAAAAGTGACGGGGACATGATGGCTGGACACAGAAACCGCAGGAACAAAGATGCGCTGATCAGACGCTCGCTGATGTCCGGTCGACCCCGGTTGCTGCATTCCTGTCGCCACGATGCAAAGACCTCTTTCAGTTCTCGAGGAAAGACACTGTGGGGAATAAAGACAGGCCAGAAATGTATCTATGAGATGATTAAATCTTATTGAAGGTTTATAGTCATAATGGataacataaaacacaaaaaagcgCCGGTAAAGATGATAATATTGGAGATATGATGTACAATTATTTACCAGAGGCACCACATTTCTGTGAGTGAACCCCAGAAGTGTAAAATAGCAATTCCTTATaacatcattaatcattaaacCCAACCTGAATCGAGGTTAAGTAGCAGAACGTTTATGGATGTGTGGCTGAttgaattaatcaattaaaaaaacaattaaatgaaagTCGACAGACAGAATTTCCCTGTCAACATATGAATGCTGCCTCCTCAGACAGGCTACAGCAAAAAGTTAAGGCTCTAattaatacatatacacatacatattagTTTGAATTCAAACTTGTCCCTTGCTACATTTTGTCAAAGCGGCTTTTGGGAGCATTTCCTCAAACC is part of the Paralichthys olivaceus isolate ysfri-2021 chromosome 18, ASM2471397v2, whole genome shotgun sequence genome and encodes:
- the dab2ipb gene encoding DAB2 interacting protein b isoform X4, which translates into the protein MAGVTRKGSGRPSYYYRFLGKSRLQRQRSRSRSRTRPSARRESPPERTGRRRSVPGGSSDKTTPTMEAASTAATPFRVTVSTGFLSRRLKGSIKRTKSQPKLDRNSSFRHILPGFRSVDSDRSHLMPRLKESRSHESLLSPSSAVEALDLSMEDEVIIKPVHSSILGQDYCFEVTTSTGSKCFSCRSSAERDKWMENLRRAVQPNKDNSRRVENLLRLWLIEAKDLPAKKKYFCELCLDDSLYARTTCKLKTDNVFWGEHFEFNNLPAIKSITAHLYKDTDKKKKKDKNNYIGLVNIPVAAVTGRQFVEKWYPVSTPNPPKGKTSGPMIRIKARYQSMNILPMEMYKEFAEYTTNNYMLLCSVLEPGISVKNKEEMACALVHILQSTGKAKDFLTDLMMSEVDRCGENEHLIFRENTLATKAIEEYLKLVGQKYLQDALGEFIKALYESDENCEVDPSKCSSGDLPEHQSNLKMCCELAFCKIINSYCVFPRELKEVFASWRQECSNRGRPDISERLISASLFLRFLCPAIMSPSLFNLMQEYPDDRTARTLTLIAKVTQNLANFTKFGNKEEYMSFMNQFLEHEWTNMQRFLLEISNPETISNTAGFEGYIDLGRELSTLHSLLSEVVSQMDQSAASKLGPLPRILREVNTALSNPSSVQVTPGQSSEHMGSPPAEASCSISTGLQKMVIDNELSGLVDFTRLPSPTPENKDLFFVTRSSGIQPSPARSSSYSETNEPDLGMANGSKSLSMVDLQDPRSLEGGLGPCTSDALGEGPGSGGGWSARVPQGNILGGPTLRRPGQTPTTPGTESTPGRPAQLLAPLSFQNPVYQMACMPVSPRGMTDSGSECHSSVSSHSNNEEGPPGGKHAFLNHGGGGGGGSSGEEYARRSGEFNRRQLSLTEMQHQPTIPRQNSAGPQRRIDQPPPQSITRGRTPPNLLNSAYPRPSSGSMMTSSPDWPGSGARLRQQSSSSKGDSPETKQRAQHKQAPSPVNPSALDRTAAWLLNMNVQYLDHERMEPESLRNREDLTQVEKYQQEIAVLQEKLRASVQKLEEYEARLKGQDEQAQKVLMEYQARLEESEERLRRQQDDKDLQMKGIISRLMSVEEELKKDHSDMQAVVDSKQKIIDAQEKRIASLDAANARLMSALTQLKERYSMQTRNGISPTNPTKLQITENGEFRNSSNC
- the dab2ipb gene encoding DAB2 interacting protein b isoform X10 gives rise to the protein MFHIFSRSSHLMPRLKESRSHESLLSPSSAVEALDLSMEDEVIIKPVHSSILGQDYCFEVTTSTGSKCFSCRSSAERDKWMENLRRAVQPNKDNSRRVENLLRLWLIEAKDLPAKKKYFCELCLDDSLYARTTCKLKTDNVFWGEHFEFNNLPAIKSITAHLYKDTDKKKKKDKNNYIGLVNIPVAAVTGRQFVEKWYPVSTPNPPKGKTSGPMIRIKARYQSMNILPMEMYKEFAEYTTNNYMLLCSVLEPGISVKNKEEMACALVHILQSTGKAKDFLTDLMMSEVDRCGENEHLIFRENTLATKAIEEYLKLVGQKYLQDALGEFIKALYESDENCEVDPSKCSSGDLPEHQSNLKMCCELAFCKIINSYCVFPRELKEVFASWRQECSNRGRPDISERLISASLFLRFLCPAIMSPSLFNLMQEYPDDRTARTLTLIAKVTQNLANFTKFGNKEEYMSFMNQFLEHEWTNMQRFLLEISNPETISNTAGFEGYIDLGRELSTLHSLLSEVVSQMDQSAASKLGPLPRILREVNTALSNPSSVQVTPGQSSEHMGSPPAEASCSISTGLQKMVIDNELSGLVDFTRLPSPTPENKDLFFVTRSSGIQPSPARSSSYSETNEPDLGMANGSKSLSMVDLQDPRSLEGGLGPCTSDALGEGPGSGGGWSARVPQGNILGGPTLRRPGQTPTTPGTESTPGRPAQLLAPLSFQNPVYQMACMPVSPRGMTDSGSECHSSVSSHSNNEEGPPGGKHAFLNHGGGGGGGSSGEEYARRSGEFNRRQLSLTEMQHQPTIPRQNSAGPQRRIDQPPPQSITRGRTPPNLLNSAYPRPSSGSMMTSSPDWPGSGARLRQQSSSSKGDSPETKQRAQHKQAPSPVNPSALDRTAAWLLNMNVQYLDHERMEPESLRNREDLTQVEKYQQEIAVLQEKLRASVQKLEEYEARLKGQDEQAQKVLMEYQARLEESEERLRRQQDDKDLQMKGIISRLMSVEEELKKDHSDMQAVVDSKQKIIDAQEKRIASLDAANARLMSALTQLKERYSMQTRNGISPTNPTKLQITENGEFRNSSNC
- the dab2ipb gene encoding DAB2 interacting protein b isoform X6 — its product is MDPDTGTHPETQHESPPERTGRRRSVPGGSSDKTTPTMEAASTAATPFRVTVSTGFLSRRLKGSIKRTKSQPKLDRNSSFRHILPGFRSVDSDRSHLMPRLKESRSHESLLSPSSAVEALDLSMEDEVIIKPVHSSILGQDYCFEVTTSTGSKCFSCRSSAERDKWMENLRRAVQPNKDNSRRVENLLRLWLIEAKDLPAKKKYFCELCLDDSLYARTTCKLKTDNVFWGEHFEFNNLPAIKSITAHLYKDTDKKKKKDKNNYIGLVNIPVAAVTGRQFVEKWYPVSTPNPPKGKTSGPMIRIKARYQSMNILPMEMYKEFAEYTTNNYMLLCSVLEPGISVKNKEEMACALVHILQSTGKAKDFLTDLMMSEVDRCGENEHLIFRENTLATKAIEEYLKLVGQKYLQDALGEFIKALYESDENCEVDPSKCSSGDLPEHQSNLKMCCELAFCKIINSYCVFPRELKEVFASWRQECSNRGRPDISERLISASLFLRFLCPAIMSPSLFNLMQEYPDDRTARTLTLIAKVTQNLANFTKFGNKEEYMSFMNQFLEHEWTNMQRFLLEISNPETISNTAGFEGYIDLGRELSTLHSLLSEVVSQMDQSAASKLGPLPRILREVNTALSNPSSVQVTPGQSSEHMGSPPAEASCSISTGLQKMVIDNELSGLVDFTRLPSPTPENKDLFFVTRSSGIQPSPARSSSYSETNEPDLGMANGSKSLSMVDLQDPRSLEGGLGPCTSDALGEGPGSGGGWSARVPQGNILGGPTLRRPGQTPTTPGTESTPGRPAQLLAPLSFQNPVYQMACMPVSPRGMTDSGSECHSSVSSHSNNEEGPPGGKHAFLNHGGGGGGGSSGEEYARRSGEFNRRQLSLTEMQHQPTIPRQNSAGPQRRIDQPPPQSITRGRTPPNLLNSAYPRPSSGSMMTSSPDWPGSGARLRQQSSSSKGDSPETKQRAQHKQAPSPVNPSALDRTAAWLLNMNVQYLDHERMEPESLRNREDLTQVEKYQQEIAVLQEKLRASVQKLEEYEARLKGQDEQAQKVLMEYQARLEESEERLRRQQDDKDLQMKGIISRLMSVEEELKKDHSDMQAVVDSKQKIIDAQEKRIASLDAANARLMSALTQLKERYSMQTRNGISPTNPTKLQITENGEFRNSSNC